One genomic segment of Streptomyces sp. RerS4 includes these proteins:
- the trmD gene encoding tRNA (guanosine(37)-N1)-methyltransferase TrmD codes for MRLDVVTIFPEYLEPLNVSLVGKARARGQLDVHVHDLREWTYDRHNTVDDTPYGGGPGMVMKTDPWGEALDTVLADGYESGARGPVLVVPTPSGRPFTQELAVELSERPWLIFTPARYEGIDRRVIDEYATRMPVHEVSIGDYVLAGGEAAVLVITEAVARLLPGVLGNAESHRDDSFAPGEMANLLEGPVYTKPPQWRGRGIPEVLLSGHHGKIARWRRDEAFRRTAANRPDLIERCEAAAFDKKDREILSVLGWRPTPDGRFWRRPQAVEE; via the coding sequence ATGCGGCTCGACGTCGTCACGATCTTCCCCGAGTACCTGGAGCCGCTGAACGTCTCCCTCGTCGGCAAGGCGCGGGCGCGCGGGCAGCTCGACGTCCACGTGCACGACCTGCGGGAGTGGACGTACGACCGGCACAACACCGTCGACGACACCCCTTACGGCGGCGGTCCCGGCATGGTCATGAAGACCGACCCGTGGGGCGAGGCCCTGGACACGGTCCTGGCCGACGGCTACGAGTCCGGCGCGCGCGGCCCCGTCCTGGTCGTCCCCACGCCCAGCGGCCGGCCGTTCACCCAGGAACTGGCCGTGGAGCTCTCCGAGCGCCCCTGGCTGATCTTCACGCCCGCCCGCTACGAGGGCATCGACCGCCGGGTGATCGACGAGTACGCGACGCGCATGCCGGTCCACGAGGTCTCCATCGGCGACTACGTGCTGGCGGGCGGTGAGGCCGCCGTCCTGGTGATCACCGAGGCCGTGGCCCGACTGCTGCCCGGCGTCCTCGGCAACGCCGAATCGCACCGGGACGACTCCTTCGCGCCCGGGGAGATGGCCAATCTGCTCGAAGGCCCCGTCTACACCAAGCCCCCGCAGTGGCGCGGCCGGGGCATCCCCGAGGTGCTGCTCAGCGGTCACCACGGGAAGATCGCCCGCTGGCGCCGGGACGAGGCCTTCCGGCGTACGGCCGCCAACCGCCCCGACCTGATCGAGCGCTGCGAGGCCGCCGCCTTCGACAAGAAGGACCGCGAGATCCTGAGCGTGCTGGGGTGGCGGCCCACGCCCGACGGCCGATTTTGGCGTAGGCCGCAGGCCGTGGAAGAATAG
- the rplS gene encoding 50S ribosomal protein L19, whose amino-acid sequence MSHLLDGVNAASLRSDVPAFRPGDTINVHVRVIEGNRSRIQQFKGVVIRRQGSGVSETFTVRKVSFSVGVERTFPVHSPIFEKIELVTRGDVRRAKLYFLRELRGKAAKIKEKRDR is encoded by the coding sequence ATGTCTCACCTGCTCGATGGCGTCAACGCCGCCTCCCTGCGCTCGGACGTCCCGGCCTTCCGCCCCGGTGACACCATCAACGTGCACGTCCGCGTGATCGAGGGCAACCGCTCCCGTATCCAGCAGTTCAAGGGCGTTGTCATCCGTCGCCAGGGCTCTGGCGTCTCCGAGACCTTCACCGTTCGCAAGGTCTCCTTCAGCGTCGGCGTGGAGCGTACCTTCCCGGTCCACTCCCCGATCTTCGAGAAGATCGAGCTCGTCACCCGCGGTGACGTGCGTCGCGCCAAGCTGTACTTCCTCCGTGAGCTCCGCGGCAAGGCCGCGAAGATCAAGGAGAAGCGCGACCGCTGA
- the lepB gene encoding signal peptidase I, with protein MDTEAELTQRGHSSPDKGEGRSRFVFSGSWRRAGLLGAVCAVFVLLLGNFVVQPFLIPSRSMEPTLRVGDRVLVNKLAYRFGDRPQRGDVVVFDGTGSFVREHAGGDPIREALHGAGSALGLAEPSDTDFVKRVVGVGGDDVVCCDVDGRIRVNDVPVEEPYLFPGDTPSKVPFRIAVPLGTLWVMGDHRSQSRDSRDHLGEPGGGMVPVEKVIGRVDWLAWPMSRWGAPPEPGTGGSHG; from the coding sequence ATGGACACCGAAGCAGAGCTCACACAGCGCGGCCACTCCTCCCCCGACAAGGGGGAGGGGAGGTCGCGTTTCGTGTTTTCGGGGTCCTGGCGGCGGGCCGGACTGCTCGGCGCGGTGTGCGCGGTCTTCGTGCTGCTGCTCGGCAATTTCGTGGTCCAGCCGTTCCTGATCCCGAGCCGCTCGATGGAGCCGACGCTGCGGGTCGGGGACCGGGTGCTGGTGAACAAGCTGGCGTACCGTTTCGGCGACCGGCCGCAGCGCGGTGACGTGGTGGTCTTCGACGGGACCGGTTCCTTCGTACGGGAACACGCGGGCGGCGATCCGATCCGCGAGGCCCTGCACGGGGCCGGCTCGGCGCTCGGGCTCGCGGAGCCCTCCGACACCGACTTCGTGAAGCGGGTCGTGGGGGTCGGCGGGGACGACGTGGTGTGCTGCGACGTGGACGGCCGGATCCGGGTCAACGACGTCCCGGTCGAGGAGCCGTATCTGTTCCCCGGGGACACGCCCTCGAAGGTGCCCTTCCGGATCGCCGTGCCCCTGGGCACCCTGTGGGTGATGGGCGATCACCGGTCCCAGTCCCGGGACTCGCGCGACCACCTCGGTGAGCCGGGCGGGGGGATGGTGCCGGTGGAGAAGGTGATCGGACGGGTCGACTGGCTGGCCTGGCCGATGTCGCGATGGGGTGCGCCGCCCGAGCCGGGGACCGGGGGATCCCATGGGTAG
- the lepB gene encoding signal peptidase I, giving the protein MAGSGDEAVAVEQGGRAERRRLARKVRRRRRTKRVGELPLLVAVALCIALVLKTFLVQAFFIPSGSMEQTIRIGDRVLVDKLTPWFGSKVERGQVVVFKDPGGWLRGEAARPAADPAGVKQVKQALTFIGLLPSADEQDLIKRVIGVGGDTVKCCDGRGRVTVNGAPLDEPYVSPGNAPSEIRFEVLVPPGRLFVMGDHRADSADSRYHLDEAFEGTIDENGVVGQAVVIAWPFDHWRRLEQPATFLSVPDPARGERRRVARRRRRGTSFA; this is encoded by the coding sequence GTGGCCGGTTCCGGGGACGAGGCCGTGGCCGTGGAGCAGGGCGGGCGGGCCGAGCGGCGCCGGCTGGCGCGCAAGGTGCGTCGGCGTAGGCGCACCAAGCGCGTGGGCGAGCTGCCGTTGCTCGTCGCGGTGGCGCTGTGCATCGCGCTCGTCCTCAAGACCTTCCTCGTGCAGGCCTTCTTCATCCCGTCCGGCTCGATGGAGCAGACGATCCGGATCGGTGACCGGGTGCTGGTGGACAAGCTGACCCCGTGGTTCGGCTCCAAGGTCGAGCGCGGGCAGGTCGTCGTCTTCAAGGACCCCGGTGGCTGGCTGAGGGGCGAGGCGGCCCGGCCGGCCGCCGACCCGGCCGGCGTCAAGCAGGTCAAGCAGGCGTTGACGTTCATCGGTCTGCTGCCCTCGGCCGACGAGCAGGATCTGATCAAGCGCGTCATCGGCGTCGGCGGGGACACCGTCAAATGTTGTGACGGCCGGGGCCGGGTGACCGTCAACGGAGCGCCGCTCGATGAGCCGTACGTGTCACCGGGCAACGCGCCGTCGGAGATCCGCTTCGAGGTGCTGGTGCCACCGGGGCGGCTCTTCGTGATGGGGGACCACCGCGCGGATTCGGCCGATTCCCGCTACCACCTCGACGAGGCGTTCGAGGGGACCATCGATGAGAACGGCGTGGTGGGACAGGCCGTGGTGATCGCCTGGCCGTTCGACCACTGGCGCAGGCTGGAGCAGCCCGCCACGTTCCTGTCCGTACCGGATCCGGCGCGGGGCGAACGGCGGCGCGTGGCTCGGCGGCGTCGTCGGGGCACGTCGTTCGCATAG
- the lepB gene encoding signal peptidase I: MAVGARSGRDEGDERPEDAVEDGTEEGEGAEGAQRSFWKELPLLIGIALLLALLIKTFLVQAFSIPSDSMQNTLQRGDRVLVDKLTPWFGSEPERGEVVVFHDPAGWLDGEPTPEPNLAQKALSWIGLMPSAEDKDLIKRTIAIGGDTIECKKGGPVVVNGKELDEPYVFPGNTPCDDAPFGPLTVPKGTIWVMGDHRQNSRDSRWHMQDSTHGFVPVDKVVGRAVVVAWPVTRWSTLPIPDTFDQPGIGNQAKAVALGLDAAGLTPVGLGPAALGLAGAVPVVLWRRRRLTNGRTAG, from the coding sequence GTGGCGGTGGGCGCGCGATCCGGACGCGATGAGGGCGACGAGCGGCCGGAGGATGCCGTCGAGGACGGGACCGAGGAGGGCGAGGGCGCCGAAGGCGCGCAGCGCTCCTTCTGGAAGGAACTCCCGCTCCTCATCGGTATCGCGCTGCTGCTCGCGCTGCTGATCAAGACCTTCCTGGTCCAGGCGTTCTCGATCCCGTCCGACTCGATGCAGAACACCCTGCAGCGCGGCGACCGCGTGCTGGTGGACAAGCTGACCCCCTGGTTCGGGTCGGAGCCTGAGCGGGGCGAGGTCGTCGTCTTCCACGACCCGGCGGGCTGGCTGGACGGGGAGCCCACCCCGGAGCCGAACCTCGCGCAGAAGGCCCTGAGCTGGATCGGCCTCATGCCGTCCGCCGAGGACAAGGACCTGATCAAGCGCACGATCGCCATCGGCGGGGACACCATCGAGTGCAAGAAGGGGGGACCGGTCGTCGTCAACGGCAAGGAGCTGGACGAGCCGTACGTCTTCCCCGGGAACACCCCGTGTGACGACGCCCCCTTCGGCCCCCTCACCGTGCCCAAGGGCACGATCTGGGTGATGGGCGACCACCGCCAGAACTCCCGCGACTCGCGCTGGCACATGCAGGACTCCACCCACGGCTTCGTGCCCGTCGACAAGGTCGTCGGTCGTGCCGTGGTCGTCGCGTGGCCGGTCACCCGCTGGTCCACGCTCCCGATCCCGGACACCTTCGACCAGCCGGGCATCGGCAACCAGGCCAAGGCCGTCGCCCTCGGTCTCGACGCCGCCGGGCTGACGCCCGTCGGGCTCGGCCCGGCCGCGCTCGGGCTCGCCGGCGCGGTGCCGGTCGTCCTGTGGCGCCGGCGGAGGCTGACCAACGGCCGTACCGCCGGGTAG
- the lepB gene encoding signal peptidase I, which produces MGGTRTSGGNSGRANSTGGTRDGRGGLGNVLSGIVVAIGFVLFLGGFLWGALLYQPYTVPTDSMLPTVNPGDRVLAQRIDGSQVRRGDVVVFTDAAWSASPMVKRVVAVGGDKVSCCGPSGRLTVNGKELDEPYIAPADTMTLGKTAASGSSFEVTVPEGNLFLLGDRRGNSLDSRSHLQEAGQGTMSRSAVHARVDALAWPSPRMLERPDAFAALPGGTSRPGPLRLQVTAVVAGAALVFLGAAYGPLVRLLGGGRRRGRPDAR; this is translated from the coding sequence ATGGGCGGGACACGGACAAGCGGCGGCAATTCCGGCCGTGCCAACTCCACAGGTGGTACCCGCGATGGCCGCGGCGGCCTCGGCAACGTCTTGTCGGGGATCGTCGTGGCCATCGGTTTCGTGCTGTTCCTCGGCGGGTTCCTCTGGGGCGCCCTGCTGTACCAGCCGTACACGGTGCCGACGGACTCGATGCTGCCGACGGTGAACCCCGGGGACCGTGTGCTGGCGCAGCGGATCGACGGCTCGCAGGTGCGTCGCGGGGACGTGGTGGTCTTCACCGACGCCGCGTGGAGCGCCTCGCCGATGGTCAAGCGGGTCGTCGCCGTCGGCGGGGACAAGGTGAGCTGCTGCGGCCCGAGCGGCCGGCTGACGGTGAACGGCAAGGAGCTGGACGAGCCGTACATCGCCCCGGCGGACACCATGACGCTCGGCAAGACCGCCGCCTCCGGGTCCTCGTTCGAGGTGACCGTCCCCGAGGGCAACCTGTTCCTGCTGGGGGACCGGCGCGGGAACTCGCTGGACTCCCGGTCGCACCTCCAGGAAGCCGGCCAGGGCACCATGTCCCGGTCGGCGGTCCATGCCCGGGTCGACGCGCTGGCGTGGCCGTCGCCGCGGATGCTGGAGCGGCCCGACGCCTTCGCCGCCCTGCCAGGCGGGACCTCGCGGCCCGGTCCGCTGCGGCTCCAGGTGACCGCCGTGGTGGCCGGAGCCGCCCTGGTGTTCCTGGGGGCCGCGTACGGGCCGCTCGTACGGCTCCTGGGGGGCGGCCGGCGGCGGGGGCGTCCCGATGCCCGCTGA
- a CDS encoding NUDIX hydrolase — translation MPAEAAGAAPRKVSRVILLDPEDRILLLHGFEPDDPTDRWWFTPGGGLEGDETREQAALRELAEETGITEVELGPVLWHRYCSFPFDGRRWEQDEWYFLARTERTTTVLGGLTELERRSVTGARWWTSEELSATRETVYPTRLAELLRTLLDDGPPDAPVVLAPEIV, via the coding sequence ATGCCCGCTGAGGCGGCCGGCGCGGCCCCTCGCAAGGTGTCCCGGGTGATCCTGCTGGATCCCGAGGACCGGATCCTGCTGCTGCACGGCTTCGAGCCGGACGATCCGACCGACCGCTGGTGGTTCACCCCCGGGGGCGGGCTGGAGGGCGACGAGACGCGCGAGCAGGCGGCGCTGCGGGAGCTCGCGGAGGAGACGGGGATCACGGAGGTGGAGCTCGGGCCGGTGCTGTGGCACCGGTACTGCTCCTTCCCCTTCGACGGCAGGCGCTGGGAACAGGACGAGTGGTACTTCCTCGCCCGCACCGAGCGGACGACGACCGTCCTGGGCGGCCTGACCGAGCTGGAACGGCGCAGCGTCACGGGGGCGAGATGGTGGACCTCCGAGGAACTGTCGGCGACGCGTGAGACGGTGTACCCGACCAGACTCGCCGAGCTGTTGCGCACACTGCTCGACGACGGTCCTCCGGACGCTCCGGTGGTCCTCGCCCCGGAAATCGTTTAG
- a CDS encoding DUF2469 domain-containing protein, whose amino-acid sequence MSAEDLEKYETEMELKLYREYRDVVGLFKYVIETERRFYLTNDYEMQVHSVQGEVFFEVSMADAWVWDMYRPARFVKQVRVLTFKDVNIEELNKSDLELPGG is encoded by the coding sequence ATGAGCGCCGAGGACCTCGAGAAGTACGAGACCGAGATGGAGCTGAAGCTCTATCGGGAGTACCGCGACGTCGTCGGGCTGTTCAAGTACGTCATCGAGACGGAACGTCGTTTCTACCTCACCAACGACTACGAGATGCAGGTGCACTCGGTCCAGGGGGAGGTGTTCTTCGAGGTCTCGATGGCCGACGCCTGGGTCTGGGACATGTACCGGCCCGCCCGCTTCGTGAAGCAGGTACGCGTCCTGACCTTCAAGGACGTGAACATCGAGGAGCTCAACAAGAGCGATCTCGAACTGCCGGGCGGCTGA
- a CDS encoding YraN family protein, with the protein MNAKGVARQALGRYGEELAARRLTEAGMTVIARNWRCRVGEIDILARDGDALVVCEVKTRRAGGFEHPMAAVREGKAERLRRLAGRWLADHGGPPPGGVRIDLVGVVLPRRGAALVEHVRGVA; encoded by the coding sequence ATGAACGCGAAGGGCGTGGCACGGCAGGCATTGGGGCGGTACGGCGAGGAACTCGCCGCGCGACGGCTGACCGAAGCCGGCATGACGGTGATCGCCAGGAACTGGCGCTGCCGGGTCGGTGAGATCGACATCCTCGCGCGGGACGGGGACGCCCTCGTCGTGTGCGAGGTCAAGACCCGCCGCGCCGGCGGCTTCGAACATCCCATGGCCGCCGTCCGGGAGGGCAAGGCCGAGCGGCTGCGCCGGCTCGCCGGGCGCTGGCTCGCCGATCACGGGGGACCACCGCCGGGCGGGGTGCGGATCGACCTCGTCGGTGTCGTGCTGCCCCGCCGGGGCGCCGCCCTCGTGGAGCACGTGAGGGGGGTGGCCTGA
- a CDS encoding YifB family Mg chelatase-like AAA ATPase: MGFARACSVALVGVEGVLVEVQADLEPGVAAFTLVGLPDKTLVESRDRVRAAVANSGAAWPQKKLTVGLSPASVPKSGAHFDLAVAAAVLGAAEVVDPGAIADLVLIGELGLDGRVRPVRGILPAVLAAAEAGYRQVVVPQQCAAEAALVPDVSVLGVRSLRQLIAVLTDGVVPEEDPPGPEGRPDPMLAGLVVPGAGLGTGLSRGGGEAGDFPDLADVAGQQCARRALEVAASGGHHLFLSGPPGAGKTMLAERLPWLLPPLDRQDSLEVTAVHSVAGILPPGEPLVARPPYCAPHHSATMQSLVGGGAGIPRPGAVSLAHRGVLLLDEAAEFSPKTLDALRQPLESGHVVIARAAGVVRLPARFLMVLAANPCPCGRHTLQGSGCECPVSVVRRYQARLSGPLLDRVDLRVEVEPVTRSDLLGRGGRGESTETVAGRVREARDRAAARLDGTPWRLNSEVPGHELRTRWPAGPGAMAQAERDMERGLLTARGLDRVLRVAWTVADLRGRERPDALDVAVALELRTGIARGAPMTLGAGS, encoded by the coding sequence ATGGGATTCGCACGGGCCTGCTCGGTCGCCCTGGTGGGCGTCGAGGGCGTCCTCGTGGAGGTCCAGGCCGACCTGGAGCCGGGAGTCGCCGCCTTCACCCTGGTGGGACTGCCCGACAAGACCCTCGTGGAGAGCCGCGACCGGGTACGGGCCGCCGTCGCCAACTCGGGCGCCGCCTGGCCGCAGAAGAAGCTCACCGTCGGGCTCAGCCCCGCCTCCGTACCGAAGTCGGGCGCCCATTTCGACCTCGCGGTGGCCGCCGCCGTCCTGGGCGCCGCCGAGGTGGTCGATCCGGGGGCCATCGCCGACCTCGTCCTGATCGGGGAGCTCGGCCTCGACGGCCGGGTCCGCCCGGTGCGCGGCATCCTGCCCGCCGTCCTCGCCGCCGCCGAGGCCGGCTACCGGCAGGTGGTGGTGCCCCAGCAGTGCGCCGCCGAGGCCGCCCTGGTGCCCGACGTCTCGGTGCTCGGCGTACGGAGCCTGCGGCAGCTCATCGCCGTGCTGACCGACGGGGTGGTCCCCGAGGAGGATCCGCCCGGCCCCGAGGGCAGGCCGGACCCGATGCTCGCGGGCCTCGTCGTCCCCGGGGCCGGACTCGGTACGGGCCTGTCACGCGGCGGGGGCGAGGCCGGCGACTTCCCCGACCTGGCCGACGTGGCCGGCCAGCAGTGCGCCCGGCGCGCCCTGGAGGTGGCGGCCTCGGGCGGCCACCACCTCTTCCTCAGCGGCCCGCCGGGCGCGGGCAAGACCATGCTGGCCGAGCGGCTGCCCTGGCTCCTGCCACCGCTCGACCGGCAGGACTCCCTGGAGGTCACGGCCGTCCACTCCGTCGCCGGGATCCTGCCGCCCGGCGAACCTTTGGTCGCCCGGCCCCCGTACTGCGCCCCGCACCATTCGGCGACCATGCAGTCCCTGGTCGGCGGCGGGGCCGGGATCCCCAGGCCGGGAGCGGTGTCCCTGGCGCACCGGGGCGTCCTGCTCCTGGACGAGGCCGCCGAGTTCAGTCCCAAGACGCTGGACGCGCTGCGCCAGCCGCTGGAGTCCGGGCACGTGGTCATCGCGCGCGCGGCGGGGGTGGTGCGGCTCCCGGCCCGGTTCCTGATGGTGCTGGCGGCGAACCCCTGCCCGTGCGGGCGCCACACCCTGCAGGGCAGCGGCTGCGAATGCCCCGTCTCGGTGGTCCGCCGCTACCAGGCCCGACTGTCGGGGCCCCTGCTCGACCGGGTGGACCTGCGGGTGGAGGTCGAGCCCGTCACCCGCTCCGACCTGCTGGGGCGCGGCGGCCGGGGGGAGTCCACCGAGACCGTCGCCGGCCGGGTCCGGGAGGCCCGCGACCGGGCCGCCGCCCGGCTCGACGGCACCCCCTGGCGGCTCAACTCCGAGGTCCCGGGGCACGAGCTGCGGACCCGCTGGCCCGCCGGGCCCGGCGCCATGGCCCAGGCCGAGCGGGACATGGAGCGCGGCCTGCTCACCGCCCGGGGGCTGGACCGGGTGCTGCGCGTCGCCTGGACGGTGGCCGACCTGCGCGGGCGCGAGCGCCCCGACGCGCTGGACGTGGCCGTCGCGCTGGAGTTGCGCACCGGGATCGCCCGGGGAGCGCCCATGACCCTGGGGGCGGGGTCGTGA
- the dprA gene encoding DNA-processing protein DprA: MSAEVAGAAPTDHLARAALTRVLEPGDEHGGRWLRELGAAEVMRRLTGDEPRPAGLDGVGPERLAGYRRRAALADPRRDLAAAAESGGRFVCPGSPEWPTQLDDLGDARPVGLWLRGGPHLRTWALRSVAVVGARACTPYGAHMAQTLAVGLAERGWVVVSGAAYGIDGAAHRGALAAGGATVAVLACGVDVAYPRGHAGLLGAIARQGLVLGELPPGSHPTASRFVLRNRVIAALTRGTVVVEAAHRSGSLVTARRAQRLGRLTMGVPGPATSGLSTGVHELLRGEATLVTDAAEVIELVGDIGELAPERRGPILPRDLLDPDTARVLEALPAGRTAGTEEIALAAGTGTDEVIGRLYELHSLGFVERQGDAWQLTRRSPGEGVQSAGARRGGH; the protein is encoded by the coding sequence GTGAGCGCCGAGGTCGCCGGCGCCGCGCCCACGGATCACCTGGCCCGCGCCGCGCTGACCCGGGTGCTGGAGCCGGGCGACGAGCACGGCGGGCGCTGGCTGCGGGAGCTCGGCGCCGCCGAGGTGATGCGCCGCCTCACCGGGGACGAACCGCGGCCCGCGGGGCTCGACGGCGTCGGCCCGGAGCGGCTCGCCGGATACCGCCGGCGGGCCGCCCTCGCCGATCCGCGGCGCGACCTGGCCGCGGCCGCCGAGTCGGGCGGGCGGTTCGTCTGCCCGGGGTCGCCGGAGTGGCCGACCCAGCTCGACGACCTCGGGGACGCCCGGCCCGTCGGCCTGTGGCTGCGGGGCGGGCCGCACCTGCGGACCTGGGCGCTGCGCTCCGTCGCCGTGGTCGGGGCCCGCGCCTGTACCCCGTACGGGGCGCACATGGCGCAGACCCTCGCCGTCGGGCTCGCCGAGCGCGGCTGGGTGGTGGTCTCCGGCGCGGCGTACGGGATCGACGGCGCCGCGCATCGGGGGGCTCTGGCCGCCGGGGGCGCCACCGTCGCCGTGCTCGCCTGCGGGGTGGACGTGGCCTACCCCCGGGGGCACGCCGGACTCCTCGGCGCCATCGCCCGCCAGGGGCTGGTGCTGGGCGAGCTGCCGCCCGGCAGCCATCCCACCGCGAGCCGGTTCGTGCTCCGCAACCGGGTGATCGCGGCCCTGACCAGGGGGACCGTCGTCGTGGAAGCCGCACACCGCAGCGGCTCCCTGGTCACCGCCCGGCGGGCCCAGCGGTTGGGTCGGCTGACCATGGGCGTCCCCGGCCCGGCCACCAGCGGCCTCTCGACGGGGGTGCACGAACTGCTGCGGGGCGAGGCCACGTTGGTCACGGACGCCGCCGAGGTGATCGAGCTGGTCGGCGACATCGGCGAACTGGCCCCCGAGCGGCGCGGTCCGATCCTGCCCCGCGACCTGCTCGACCCGGACACCGCGCGGGTACTGGAAGCACTCCCCGCGGGCCGCACGGCCGGCACCGAGGAGATCGCCCTCGCGGCGGGCACCGGCACCGATGAAGTCATCGGCAGACTGTACGAACTTCACTCTCTGGGGTTCGTCGAACGGCAGGGCGACGCCTGGCAGTTGACCAGGCGATCCCCCGGAGAGGGGGTGCAATCCGCGGGTGCCCGGCGAGGCGGTCATTGA
- the whiG gene encoding RNA polymerase sigma factor WhiG encodes MPQHTSGSDRAAVPPAARGSVRSTAPSSLEVLWRSYKDTGDERLREQLILHYSPLVKYVAGRVSVGLPPNVEQADFVSSGVFGLIDAIEKFDIERSIKFETYAITRIRGAMIDELRALDWIPRSVRQKARSVERAYATLEAQLRRTPTESEVAGEMGIGVEELHTVFSQLSLANVVALEELLHVGGEGGDRLSLMDTLEDHAADNPVEVAEDRELRRLLARAINTLPEREKTVVTLYYYEGLTLAEIGNVLGVTESRVSQIHTKSVLQLRAKLADVGR; translated from the coding sequence ATGCCCCAGCACACCTCAGGGTCCGACCGCGCTGCGGTGCCCCCCGCTGCCCGTGGCAGCGTGCGGTCCACCGCGCCCTCGTCCCTGGAGGTCCTCTGGCGCTCATACAAGGACACCGGTGACGAGCGATTGCGGGAGCAGCTGATCCTGCACTACTCGCCGCTGGTCAAGTACGTGGCCGGCCGGGTCAGCGTGGGTCTGCCGCCCAACGTCGAACAGGCGGATTTCGTCTCCTCCGGCGTCTTCGGCCTGATCGACGCGATCGAGAAGTTCGACATCGAACGGTCCATCAAGTTCGAGACCTACGCGATCACCCGGATCCGGGGCGCGATGATCGACGAACTGCGCGCCCTGGACTGGATCCCGCGCTCCGTGCGCCAGAAGGCGCGCTCCGTCGAACGGGCCTACGCCACGCTGGAGGCCCAGCTGCGACGCACCCCGACCGAGAGCGAGGTCGCGGGGGAGATGGGCATCGGGGTGGAGGAACTCCACACCGTATTCAGCCAGTTGTCGCTGGCGAACGTGGTCGCCCTGGAGGAGCTGCTGCACGTCGGCGGCGAGGGCGGCGACCGCCTCTCCCTGATGGACACTCTGGAGGACCACGCCGCCGACAACCCGGTGGAAGTGGCCGAGGACCGCGAACTGCGCCGGCTCCTCGCCCGCGCCATCAACACCCTCCCCGAACGGGAGAAGACGGTCGTCACCCTCTACTACTACGAGGGCCTCACCCTCGCCGAAATCGGCAACGTGCTCGGAGTCACCGAGAGCCGCGTCAGCCAGATCCACACCAAATCGGTCCTCCAGCTTCGCGCCAAACTTGCCGATGTCGGCCGGTGA
- a CDS encoding TetR/AcrR family transcriptional regulator, translating to MAEHRSMQRGALLDAARSLLSEGGTEALTFPALAERTGLARSSVYEYFRSRAAVVEELCAVDFPVWAAEIEAAMAARSTPEAKIEAYVRSQLALVGDRRHRAVVAISAGELDAGAREKIRAAHGGLVAMIVEALGDLGLPEPRLAAMLLQGIVDAAVRRVELGAAEDPDVIIEAAVSMALHGVCGQGDRPAQG from the coding sequence GTGGCCGAGCACCGGTCGATGCAGCGCGGCGCCCTCTTGGACGCCGCACGGTCCCTGCTGTCCGAAGGCGGTACGGAGGCGCTGACCTTCCCCGCCCTCGCCGAACGCACCGGGCTGGCCCGGTCCTCCGTGTACGAGTACTTCCGCTCGCGCGCGGCCGTCGTCGAAGAGCTGTGCGCGGTGGACTTCCCCGTCTGGGCCGCCGAGATCGAGGCGGCGATGGCGGCGCGGTCGACGCCCGAGGCCAAGATCGAGGCGTACGTGCGCAGCCAGCTCGCCCTGGTGGGGGACCGCCGGCACCGGGCGGTCGTCGCGATCTCCGCCGGCGAGCTCGACGCGGGCGCGCGGGAGAAGATCCGCGCCGCGCACGGCGGTCTCGTGGCGATGATCGTCGAGGCGCTCGGCGACCTGGGCCTGCCCGAGCCGCGCCTGGCCGCGATGCTGCTCCAGGGCATCGTGGACGCGGCGGTGCGGCGCGTCGAACTCGGCGCCGCCGAGGACCCGGACGTGATCATCGAGGCCGCCGTCTCCATGGCCCTGCACGGCGTCTGCGGCCAGGGCGACCGGCCCGCTCAGGGCTGA
- a CDS encoding M23 family metallopeptidase, translated as MTTLLLSLLLTLAQSLAPALAPAVRPLPPPLSVARWWDPPPTPYAAGHRGVDLWAPVGAELRAVGPGRVHYAGPVAGRGVLSLTLPGGLRTTYEPVRPLVTEGEAVTAGQVVAVLTEGSHCAAPCLHWGLLAGERDYRDPLSLLPRPTPRLLPTDAGPSSGPVPNPG; from the coding sequence ATGACGACACTGCTGCTCAGCCTGCTGTTGACCCTCGCCCAGAGCCTGGCGCCGGCCCTCGCCCCGGCCGTGCGCCCGCTGCCCCCGCCGCTGTCGGTGGCGCGGTGGTGGGACCCGCCTCCGACGCCCTACGCCGCCGGCCACCGGGGGGTGGACCTGTGGGCGCCGGTGGGCGCGGAGCTACGGGCGGTCGGTCCGGGCCGGGTCCACTACGCCGGGCCGGTCGCGGGGCGCGGGGTGCTCTCGCTCACCCTGCCCGGGGGCCTGCGGACGACGTACGAGCCGGTGCGGCCGTTGGTCACGGAGGGTGAGGCCGTCACGGCCGGGCAGGTCGTGGCGGTGCTCACGGAGGGCTCGCACTGTGCGGCCCCGTGTCTGCACTGGGGCCTGCTGGCGGGCGAGCGCGACTACCGCGACCCGCTGAGCCTGCTCCCGCGCCCGACGCCCAGGCTGCTGCCGACCGACGCGGGTCCGAGCTCGGGTCCCGTCCCGAACCCCGGATGA